A single genomic interval of Oreochromis aureus strain Israel breed Guangdong linkage group 12, ZZ_aureus, whole genome shotgun sequence harbors:
- the LOC116318848 gene encoding glutathione hydrolase 5 proenzyme-like, which produces MTEPCCYGMKYTHNSFADNIRSLISKTHDLQYYGITSYLESMGTMHVSVLTEDGSAVSVTSSINHIFGSKFLSPSTGIILNDVLFDFCTISNFGKGSAGCILPGEQPPSSMAPVLLKSQSKTLVIGSTGGNMITTGMASALMNHLWFGKSLKDAINTPVVYVDSENAVKFEPNFEKDVIEALKKKGHNHQPATRFYNVVNAVEKEDSCISAWSDERKKGKAAGY; this is translated from the exons ATGACAGAACCCTGTTGCTACGGTATGAAATACACCCACAAT AGCTTTGCAGACAATATACGGAGCTTGATCAGCAAGACTCACGATCTCCAGTATTATGGCATCACCTCGTATCTGGAGAGCATGGGTACCATGCATGTGTCTGTGCTGACCGAAGACGGATCCGCTGTGTCTGTCACCAGCAGCATCAACCACAT ATTTGGCTCCAAATTCCTGTCTCCGAGCACTGGAATCATCCTTAATGATGTGCTGTTTGACTTCTGCACAATATCTAATTTTGGTAAGGGATCAGCAGGATGCATTTTAC CAGGAGAGCAGCCTCCCTCCTCTATGGCTCCAGTTCTGCTGAAGTCTCAGTCGAAGACACTGGTGATTGGATCGACTGGTGGGAATATGATCACTACTGGAATGGCCTCG GCGCTCATGAACCACCTTTGGTTTGGAAAGAGCCTTAAAGATGCAATTAATACTCCAGTTGTTTATGTCGACTCTGAAAATGCAGTAAAGTTTGAACCCAACTTTGAAAAG GATGTAATTGAGGCTCTTAAGAAAAAAGGACACAATCATCAACCAGCAACAAGATTCTACAATGTAGTTAACGCTGTGGAAAAGGAGGACAGCTGCATCTCTGCATGGtctgatgaaaggaaaaaaggcaAAGCAGCTGGTTACTGA
- the asphd2 gene encoding aspartate beta-hydroxylase domain-containing protein 2, with amino-acid sequence MEWSLESVREMVAGGMQSIRECEICAFAIAMCVLLLFMWYCYRVGREHGSSPLRGRYLAGTGRIGGVVGGFMSSDCRSRGKGKHGSMLEEQNGFAFCQSSECFRCTSAGESLNQRLYHSLQEYAKRYTWSGMGRVHKGVRDQGRYLNSRPTIQRPEVFFLPDLPSAPFFSREVQRHDVELLEQSFPALLAEFESIYHQPPGRSGSSLPPGWKANNTPRGQWWTYYLVNQGTPLVLNVRRCPRAWRVLGQLRTFISNNVFGNACFSVLTPGALITEHYGPTNVRLRCHLGLRVPPSCELVVGGEPQCWSEGSCLLFDDSFLHRAFHEGSQEDGPRVVFMVDLWHPNVAAAERQALDYIFTPGRLEDREGK; translated from the exons ATGGAGTGGTCACTAGAGAGTGTGAGGGAGATGGTGGCTGGAGGGATGCAGTCTATAAGGGAGTGTGAGATCTGTGCTTTTGCAATAGCcatgtgtgtgctgctgctgtttatgTGGTACTGCTATCGGGTGGGCCGGGAACATGGCTCTAGCCCTCTGCGCGGGAGGTATCTAGCCGGCACGGGGCGGATTGGAGGTGTGGTGGGGGGCTTCATGAGTTCAGACTGTCGTAGCAGGGGAAAGGGAAAGCACGGATCCATGCTGGAGGAGCAGAACGGCTTTGCTTTCTGTCAGTCGTCAGAGTGCTTCCGCTGCACCAGCGCTGGAGAGAGCCTCAACCAGAGGCTCTATCACAGCCTGCAGGAATACGCCAAGCGCTACACCTGGTCAGGGATGGGCAGGGTGCACAAAGGAGTCCGTGATCAAGGCCGGTACCTTAACAGCCGACCGACCATCCAGCGGCCAGAGGTCTTCTTCCTGCCCGACCTGCCGTCAGCGCCTTTCTTCTCCAGGGAAGTGCAGAGACATGACGTGGAGCTGCTTGAGCAGAGCTTCCCTGCACTCCTGGCTGAGTTCGAGAGCATCTACCACCAGCCTCCGGGTCGCAGCGGCTCCTCCCTCCCGCCGGGGTGGAAGGCCAACAATACTCCTCGCGGGCAGTGGTGGACCTACTATCTGGTCAACCAAGGCACCCCTCTGGTTCTAAATGTCAGGAGATGTCCCCGAGCCTGGAGGGTGCTGGGCCAGCTGCGCACCTTCATCTCCAACAATGTGTTTGGGAACGCCTGCTTCTCCGTACTGACGCCCGGGGCGCTCATCACCGAGCATTACGGCCCGACAAATGTCAGGCTCCGATGCCACCTGG GTCTCAGAGTGCCCCCTTCCTGTGAACTTGTGGTTGGTGGAGAGCCGCAGTGCTGGTCTGAGGGCAGCTGTTTGCTTTTCGACGACTCCTTCCTTCACAGGGCTTTTCACGAGG GGAGCCAGGAGGACGGCCCCAGGGTGGTTTTCATGGTGGACCTGTGGCACCCCAACGTGGCCGCCGCTGAGAGACAGGCTTTGGACTACATTTTTACACCAGGCCGTTTAGAGGACAGGGAGGGGAAATAG